The nucleotide window TCAGCTCTGCGGCGGCACCGTGCTGGGCATGGAGTCCACCGGCGCCCGCATGTCGCGCCTCGGCCGCGCCGAGCTGGTCACGGGCGAGTTCGTCGACCTCGCCGCCTCGCTCGAGCGAGTGCGCGCCGTCGACGTCGGCCAGGTCCGCGCCGTCGCCGCGCGTCTGGCGGCGGGGGAGCGGGGACGCGTCGTCGTCGCTCCGGCCTGAGGCGAGACCACTAGGCTGGATCCCATGTCTGACACCCCTCACGCTGCCCCCGAGGCCGCCCCGCGCGTCGCCGTCCTGGGCGCGAACGGCAAGATGGGCCGCCGGGCCGTTGAGGCCGTCCGTGCCGCCGAGGGCCTCGAGCTCGCCGCCGAGCTCGGCTCGCGGGACCCGCTGACGGCCGTCGTCGACGCCGGCGCCACCCACGTCCTGGACCTCACCGTCCCGGACGCCTCGCCGGACAACGTCGCCTTCGCGGTGGAGAACGGGCTCCACGCCGTCGTCGGGACCTCGGGGTGGGGCCCCGAGCGCCGCGTGGCTCTCGAGGCCCGGCTGGCCGAGCACCCCGGGGTCGGCGTGCTGATCGCCCCCAACTTCTCCGTGGGGTCGGTGCTCGCCTCCGCGTTCGCCGCCAAGGCGGCGCGGTGGTTCGAGTCGGTCGAGCTCATCGAGCTGCACCACCCCGCCAAGCTGGACGCCCCCTCCGGCACGGCGGTGCGCACCGCCGAGCTGATCGGCGACGCACGGGCCGCGGCGGGCGTCGGCCCCTCACCCGACGCGACGGAGCGTGACCCCGACGGAGCACGGGGCGCCGTCGTGAACGGGGTGCACGTGCACGCCGTGCGCCTGCGCGGCCTCGAGGCCCATCAGGAGGTCCTCCTGGGCGGGCCGGGGGAGCAGCTCGTGGTGCGCCACGATGCCTTCGACCGCGGCGCCTACATGCCGGGCGTCGTGCTGGGCCTCCGGACCGTGGCCTCCCGCCCCGGTCTCACCTACGGACTGGACGGATACCTCGACCTTGGCTGAGACCACCCGCTCGACCCTCGCGTCCAAGGTGTGGGTGGGCTTCACGAGCGCGCTCCTGCTCTTCTTCTCCGCGATCGCGGTGTACTTCGCCGTCGCCTTCATGTCTGCGCCCCAGTTCGTGGCGAAGGCCATCGGCGTCGCCGTGATCGTCGTGGTCGTCCTGGGCCTGCTCCTGCTGGCACGCGAGCTGCGCTTCGGTCTCCAGACGGAGCGGCTCGCCGGCATCCTGGCGGCCGACGGCGAGCTGCCCGCCGACGACCTGCCGCGCTCGCCCGGAGGCCGGATCGACCGCGCCGCGGCCGACGCCCAGTTCGAGACCTGCCGGGCCGAGGTCGAGGCTGCGCCGCGGGACTGGCGTGCCCGCTACCGGCTGTCCCTCGCCTACGACGCCGCGGGGGACCGCCGCCGGGCCCGTGCCGCGGCGCGCGACGCCGTCCGCCTGCACGCCGAGGGCTGAGCCCCCGCCGCCGCGGGCCTCACTCGCCCGCGCGGGAGAGCTCCGCGACGCCCGCCTCGAGCGGGCCCCGCCGACCCGTGCGCAGCGCCGCGAAGCCCGCGCCCAGGCACAGGGCCCAGAACGCGGCGACGACGGCCCCGCCCTCGGACGGCAGCCCCGCCGTGCCCAGCGCGGCGATGAGCACGAGGTGCCCCACGTAGAGGCTGAGCGTCACCCGCCCGGCCCCGGCGAGCGGGGCGAGCGCGGGGCGGAGGCCGCTCGCCCGCGCGGCCAGCAGGCACAGCCCCAGGACCGCCGCCGCCCAGCCCGCCGCGCGCACCGCCTCGAGCACGGATCCCGCGTGCGGGGCCACCACCGCGAGCCACAGCGGATCGGGCACGAGCCATGCGAGGCGGTGGTCCCCCGTGGCCAGGGCCGTCGGCAGCTCGGCGAGGGACACGCCCGTGCCGGCGGCGATCCGCTGGAGCTGTGCGGGGTCGTGGTGCTGCCACGAACCGGCCGCGCTCGCGGCCGCCCCGGCCACGGCGCCACCGGCGAGCAGGGCCGCGGCCACGCGCGGACGCTCCAGCTCCAGGCGCCCCAGCCACAGGCCGAGCAGCAGGAAGCCGATCCACGAGAGGACGGGGTAGTAGCCGGTCAGCAGCAGGTCGGTGAGCAGCAGCCCCGGGGTGAGGAGATGCTCCGGGGCGGGGGTGACCCACAGGCGGGCGTCCATGAGGAACTCCTCGTGCCCCAGCAGGGCCTGCCCCGCCGCGCTGAGCGCGAAGACCAGCACGGGGCCGCCGAGCAGCCCGACCCCCGCCGGCAGTGCGAGCGCGCGGGCCCGCAGCCCCAGGAACGGCAGGGCGAGGAGGAAGAGGAGTCCGTCGTGGCACAGGATCACGGCCACGGGCGTCCCCAGCCACGCGCACGCCAGCCCGAGCGCGAAGAGCAGGCCGGCGCGGCGGGCGATCCTGCGGCGCAGCAGGGGCAGACGGGCCGGGTCCGCTCCGGCCGCCCCGCCCGTCATGAGGGCGAGGCCCACCCCGGCGAGTGTGACGAAGAGGACCGAGGCCAGCCCCCCGAAGAGGAGGTGGGCCAGGCTCGGCTCCCCGTCGGCGTCGAGGGGGGCGGTGACGTGCACGGCGACCATCCCCAGCAGGGCGACGCCACGGGCGGCGTCCACTCCGGCCAGCCGTGCGGGCGGGGCGGGGTGCGTCATCAAGGCTCCTCGGAGGGCGGGGTGGGCGCCCGGGTCCCGGACGCAGGCATTCTCGCAGGTAGGCTGGAGAGCATGAACGCCGCCCGTCACACCACCGCCCCCACCGAGAAGCTCTTCGGCACGGTGGTCCCGGCCATGGTGACGCCCATGACCAAGGACGGTGCCGTGGACCTCGCGGCCGCGCAGTCGCTCGCCGCCCACCTCGTCGACCAGGGCGCCGACGGCCTCGTGGTCACCGGCACGACGGGGGAGACCTCCACGCTCACCGACGCGGAGAACCTGGACATGTTCCGGGCCGTGGTCGAGGCCGTGGGGGACCGCGCCGCGGTCATCGCCGGCACCGGCACCAACGACACCGCGCACAGCCTGCACCTGTCCCGCCTCGCCGCGAAGACCGGCGTGGACGGCCTGCTGCTGGTCACCCCGTACTACAACAAGCCCAACCAGGCGGGCATCCGCGCACACTTCGAGACCATCGCGGACGGCGTCGACCTGCCGATCATGCTCTACGACATCCCGGGCCGCTCCGTGATGCCGATCCAGCCCGAGACGCTCATCGCGCTCGCGGCGCACCCGAACATCCGGGCGCTCAAGGACGCCAAGGGCGACCTGCAGTCCACCACCACGGTCCTCGCGCACTCGGACCTGGACCTCTACTCCGGCGACGACGGCGCGACCCTGCCGCTCATGGCGCTCGGCGCCGTCGGCGTCGTCTCCGTGGCCGCGCACGTGGCCCCCGCCCTGTACCGCGCCCTCGTGGACGCGGTGGCGGCCGGAGACCTGACCGCCGCCCGCGAGCACCACTTCGCCCTGGACCCCGTCCAGCGCGGCATCATGACTCACGTCCAGGGGGCCGTGGCCGCGAAGGCCGTGCTCGCCGCCCAGGGCCACATTCCCTCCGCAGCCGTGCGGCTGCCCCTCGTCCCGGCGACCGCCGACGAGCTCTCCCTCATCCGCGCCGACCTCGCCGAGGCCGGCATCACCTTCTGACAAGGACTCCCTCACATGACTCCAGGCAACCGCCTGTCCACCCCGCCCAAGCTCGCCCGTGACACCTGCCGCATCGTGCAGCTCGGCGGCCTCGAGGAGGTCGGCCGCAACATGGTCACCTTCGAGATCGACGGCAAGATCCTGATCGTCGACTGCGGCGTGCTCTTCCCCGAGGAGACCCAGCCGGGCGTGGACCTGATCCTCCCCGACTTCGACTACATCCGGAACCGCCTCGACGACGTCGTCGGCATCGTGCTGACCCACGGTCATGAGGACCACATCGGCGCCGTGCCCTACCTCCTGCGCCTGCGCAAGGACATCCCGCTGATCGGCTCCAGGCTGACGCTGGCCCTCATCGAGGCCAAGCTCGAGGAGCACCGCATCAAGCCGGTCCTCGTCCCGGTGACGGAGGGGGACATCGAGGAGTACGGCCCCTTCGAGTGCGAGTTCGTGGCCGTGAACCACTCCATCCCGGACGCCCTCGCCGTCGCCATCCACACGGACGCAGGCAGCATCCTGCACACCGGCGACTTCAAGATGGACCAGCTGCCGCTCGACGGCCGCATCACGGACCTGCGCTCCTTCGCCCGTCTCGGCGAGGAG belongs to Micrococcus sp. 2A and includes:
- the dapB gene encoding 4-hydroxy-tetrahydrodipicolinate reductase, whose product is MSDTPHAAPEAAPRVAVLGANGKMGRRAVEAVRAAEGLELAAELGSRDPLTAVVDAGATHVLDLTVPDASPDNVAFAVENGLHAVVGTSGWGPERRVALEARLAEHPGVGVLIAPNFSVGSVLASAFAAKAARWFESVELIELHHPAKLDAPSGTAVRTAELIGDARAAAGVGPSPDATERDPDGARGAVVNGVHVHAVRLRGLEAHQEVLLGGPGEQLVVRHDAFDRGAYMPGVVLGLRTVASRPGLTYGLDGYLDLG
- a CDS encoding heparan-alpha-glucosaminide N-acetyltransferase domain-containing protein codes for the protein MTHPAPPARLAGVDAARGVALLGMVAVHVTAPLDADGEPSLAHLLFGGLASVLFVTLAGVGLALMTGGAAGADPARLPLLRRRIARRAGLLFALGLACAWLGTPVAVILCHDGLLFLLALPFLGLRARALALPAGVGLLGGPVLVFALSAAGQALLGHEEFLMDARLWVTPAPEHLLTPGLLLTDLLLTGYYPVLSWIGFLLLGLWLGRLELERPRVAAALLAGGAVAGAAASAAGSWQHHDPAQLQRIAAGTGVSLAELPTALATGDHRLAWLVPDPLWLAVVAPHAGSVLEAVRAAGWAAAVLGLCLLAARASGLRPALAPLAGAGRVTLSLYVGHLVLIAALGTAGLPSEGGAVVAAFWALCLGAGFAALRTGRRGPLEAGVAELSRAGE
- the dapA gene encoding 4-hydroxy-tetrahydrodipicolinate synthase, which codes for MNAARHTTAPTEKLFGTVVPAMVTPMTKDGAVDLAAAQSLAAHLVDQGADGLVVTGTTGETSTLTDAENLDMFRAVVEAVGDRAAVIAGTGTNDTAHSLHLSRLAAKTGVDGLLLVTPYYNKPNQAGIRAHFETIADGVDLPIMLYDIPGRSVMPIQPETLIALAAHPNIRALKDAKGDLQSTTTVLAHSDLDLYSGDDGATLPLMALGAVGVVSVAAHVAPALYRALVDAVAAGDLTAAREHHFALDPVQRGIMTHVQGAVAAKAVLAAQGHIPSAAVRLPLVPATADELSLIRADLAEAGITF